One segment of Triticum aestivum cultivar Chinese Spring chromosome 2A, IWGSC CS RefSeq v2.1, whole genome shotgun sequence DNA contains the following:
- the LOC123188417 gene encoding protein LHCP TRANSLOCATION DEFECT has protein sequence MASIPCTIQLATKAASSSSGWRSPRAVGGVLRTPQLGGGAAWLRPSLLSKVAPARESGRVRFFKFGNKDAEGAGIYGSQARDDFDRDDVEQYFNYMGMLAVEGTYDKMEALLNQSIHPVDILLILAASEGDLPKIEELLKAGAKYDVKDADGRTALDRASGEVREFITGFAVAKKA, from the exons ATGGCCTCCATCCCGTGCACCATCCAGCTCGCGACCAAGGCGGCGTCCTCGTCTTCCGGGTGGAGGTCGCCGCGGGCGGTGGGGGGAGTGCTGAGGACCCCGCAGCTGGGCGGCGGCGCAGCGTGGCTGCGGCCGTCGCTGTTGAGCAAGGTGGCGCCGGCGAGGGAGAGCGGCAGAGTGAGGTTCTTCAAGTTCGGGAACAAGGACGCTGAGGGCGCCGGCATCTACGGCAGCCAGGCGAGGGACGACTTCGACCGCGACGACGTCGAGCAG TACTTCAACTACATGGGGATGCTGGCGGTGGAGGGCACCTACGACAAGATGGAGGCGCTGCTGAACCAGAGCATCCACCCGGTGGACATCCTGCTGATTCTGGCCGCCTCCGAGGGCGACTTGCCCAAGATCGAGGAGCTGCTCAAGGCCGGCGCCAAGTACGACGTCAAGGATGCCGACGGGAGGACGGCGCTGGACCGGGCTAGCGGCGAGGTCAGGGAGTTCATCACCGGCTTCGCCGTGGCCAAGAAGGCATGA